A single window of Pieris rapae chromosome 4, ilPieRapa1.1, whole genome shotgun sequence DNA harbors:
- the LOC110993150 gene encoding protein yippee-like isoform X2, with amino-acid sequence MRDVVTNRGGVAGDGASATRAPVKTFQAYLPPAHRTYSCIHCRAHLASHDELISKSFQGSQGRAYLFNSVVNVGCGPAEERVLLTGLHAVADIYCECCKTMLGWKYEHAFESSQKYKEGKFIIELAHMVKENGWD; translated from the exons ATGCGTGACGTGGTGACTAACCGTGGCGGGGTGGCAGGCGACGGGGCCAGCGCGACGCGCGCGCCCGTCAAGACCTTCCAGGCGTACCTGCCGCCGGCGCACCGCACCTACAGCTGCATACACTGCCGCGCGCATCTCGCCAGCCATGACGAGCTCATATCCAAG TCGTTCCAAGGCAGCCAGGGGCGTGCATATCTCTTCAATTCTGT ggtGAACGTTGGGTGCGGGCCGGCAGAGGAGCGTGTCCTACTGACGGGGCTCCATGCAGTTGCTGATATTTACTGCGAGTGCTGCAAAACCATGCTCGGCTGGAAATAT GAACACGCATTCGAATCGagtcaaaaatataaagaggGCAAGTTCATAATAGAACTGGCTCATATGGTGAAAGAGAACGGGTGGGACTAG
- the LOC110993150 gene encoding protein yippee-like isoform X3 encodes MWAASACCSRQAGDGASATRAPVKTFQAYLPPAHRTYSCIHCRAHLASHDELISKSFQGSQGRAYLFNSVVNVGCGPAEERVLLTGLHAVADIYCECCKTMLGWKYEHAFESSQKYKEGKFIIELAHMVKENGWD; translated from the exons ATGTGGGCGGCTAGCGCGTGCTGCTCGCGCCAGGCAG GCGACGGGGCCAGCGCGACGCGCGCGCCCGTCAAGACCTTCCAGGCGTACCTGCCGCCGGCGCACCGCACCTACAGCTGCATACACTGCCGCGCGCATCTCGCCAGCCATGACGAGCTCATATCCAAG TCGTTCCAAGGCAGCCAGGGGCGTGCATATCTCTTCAATTCTGT ggtGAACGTTGGGTGCGGGCCGGCAGAGGAGCGTGTCCTACTGACGGGGCTCCATGCAGTTGCTGATATTTACTGCGAGTGCTGCAAAACCATGCTCGGCTGGAAATAT GAACACGCATTCGAATCGagtcaaaaatataaagaggGCAAGTTCATAATAGAACTGGCTCATATGGTGAAAGAGAACGGGTGGGACTAG